In Dyadobacter sp. NIV53, a single window of DNA contains:
- a CDS encoding Dabb family protein, which produces MVRHFGVFKFKESITEAQIAECFNTMENMVGAISGLLDFEYGPYNSSEGLNEDFTHGFVMTFDNLQSRDAYLPHPVHEKAKEIVVPRLERVIVFDIEV; this is translated from the coding sequence CACTTTGGGGTTTTTAAATTTAAAGAGTCCATTACTGAAGCGCAGATAGCGGAATGCTTTAATACGATGGAAAATATGGTCGGTGCAATTTCTGGATTATTAGATTTTGAATATGGACCATATAATAGCAGTGAAGGACTCAATGAAGATTTTACCCATGGTTTTGTAATGACTTTTGATAATCTTCAATCAAGAGATGCATATTTGCCACATCCGGTTCATGAGAAGGCAAAAGAAATAGTGGTGCCAAGACTGGAACGTGTCATTGTTTTTGATATTGAAGTTTGA